From Abiotrophia defectiva ATCC 49176:
TCTATCTGACGACAATTGCACCTCAAATCTGTGACAAGTCCCTAACATCCGTCATTTAGGGACCGGTATCAGTTGATTTTTGCCTGCCATCGTCCTAGAATAGAGCCATACAAATTGTAAAAGGAGGCTCGCACCATGCAAAACCAGACTTTAATGCAAGCTTTTGAATGGTATCTGCCGAGTGACCACCAGCACTGGAATCGACTTGCCCAACTAACTCCAGAATTGGCTGCCAAGGGCATTCGCAAAATCTGGCTCCCGCCTGCTTTCAAAGGCACCAACAAAGACGACGTCGGCTATGGCGTCTATGACTTGTTTGACTTGGGAGAATTCGACCAGAAGGGGACCATCCCTACTAAATACGGAACAAAAGACGACTATCTCAATCTGATTGAAACCTTGAAAGCTAACGGGATTGACCCCATCGCTGATATCGTCCTCAACCACAAGGCCGGCGCCGACCACAAGGAACGCTTTACGGTCATTGAGATGAATCCTAACAATCGTCAAGAAGCCATTTCTGAACCCTTCGAAATTGAAGGTTGGACTTGCTTCACCTTTGATGGTCGCCAGAAAGCCTACAATGATTTCACCTGGCACTGGTATCACTTTACAGGGACCGACTATGACGCTGGCCGTAACCGATCCGGTATTTATCTGATTCAAGGGGATAATAAGGGTTGGGCTGACGACACGCTCGTTGACGACGAGAACGGTAACTATGACTATCTTATGTATGATGACATCGACTTCAAGCATCCGGAAGTGGTCCAACATCTCTATGATTGGGCCCATTGGTTTATTGAAACAACCGGAGTTCGCGGCTTCCGCCTAGATGCCGTTAAACACATCGATTCCTTCTTCATGAAAAACTTTATCCGGGACTTAACCGAACACTATGGCGATGATTTCTATGTCTTCGGTGAATTCTGGAATGGCGACGAAGAAGCCAATAGCCAATATTTGGAGAAAACTGACTTTCACTATGACTTAGTAGACGTCAAGCTCCACCAGAACTTCTTCGATGCCGGTCAAGCTGGGGCAGACTACGACTTGAGTAAGATTTTCGACCAAACTCTCATGCAAAACTACCCAGAATCGGCGGTTACCTTCGTTGATAACCACGATACCCAACGGGGTCAAGCCCTTGAATCGACCGTAGCAGAATGGTTCAAGCCTCTGGCTTATGCCATGATTCTCTTGCGCCAATCCGGTTTACCTTGTGTCTTCTATGGCGACTACATGGGTATCCAAGGGGACTTTGCCCAAGAATCCTTCCAGGAAGTCATCGATAAATTGCTCAACCTACGGCTTTACCATGCCTATGGTCAAGAAACTGACTATCTCGATGATCCTAACTGTATTGCTTGGACTCGGGCTGGTAATGAAGAAAATGATGGCCGGCCATTGGCAGTTATTCTCTCCAACAAAGACGATGCTAGCAAGCGCCTCTTCTTGGGTTCTGAATGGGCTGGCCGCACTTTCCGCGATGGCTTAGAACATCATGAAGCCAGCATCACCATCGAAGAAGACGGTTGGGCTGATTTCCCAGTTCATGGTGGCTCTGTCTCTGCTTGGATTTTAGCTGATTAAGCAATTAATAGTAGATAAATTTCCCATTATATCATATATGATATAATGGGAAAGCAAAAGGCTGAGACTTGAGTCTCAGCCTTATTTTTTATTGATAATTTACTTGATCTTCTGGGCGATAAGACAAGTTAGAAAACTTGTTATACTCTTTCTTAAAGAGTAAGTTGACGGTGTCCCGGGCTCCTGACCGGTTCTTAGCCAGAATCACTTCAATCGTGTTATCTGGCAAGGAATCGTCATGGTCTGGCTCGTCGCCCGGCTCATCATGGCGGTGATAATCGTGACGATAGAGGAAGGCCACGATATCCGCATCCTGCTCGATAGACCCGGATTCCCGGATATCACTTAAAATTGGCCGCTTGTTTTGCCGCTGTTCCAAGCCCCGTGAGAGCTGGGACAAGGCAATAACTGGCACATGCAATTCCTTGGCTAATTTTTTGAGTTGGCGTGAAATCTCAGAAACTTCTTGTTGGCGGTTTTCACGACCGTTCCCTTCAATCAATTGCAGGTAGTCGATGACAATCAAGCCCAAGTCAGGATTTTCCTGCTTGAGTCGGCGACATTTGGCCCGAATTTCGGAGACTTTAATCCCCGCTGAATCATCGATAAAGATCTTAGCATTCTTAAGCGTATCGGTCGCAATGGTAAAGCTAGACCACTCATCTTCGGTTAGTTGACCCGTCTTCATGTTGGATGCAAAGATATTTCCCTCTGCGCAGACCATCCGATAGACTAAGTCAATCGCCCCCATTTCTAGTGAGAAGATGGCAACCGGCACCTTGGATTTGGTAGCCACATTCTGGGCGATATTGAGGGCAAAGGCCGTCTTACCTACTGAAGGACGGGCGGCGATAATAATTAACTGATCGCCTTGGAAACCTGAAGTCATCTTGTCCAAATCATGATAGCCCGTAGCTAGTCCCGTAATGTCGCGTTTTTCTTCCGAAAGCTTAACCACACGGTCATAGGCTTCCACCACTAGGTGGCGCATTTCTTTTGGCTTATTAACCTGGCTACCTTCCCCGATTGAGAGAATCAGCTTCTCACTGCGATCTACAATATTTTCAACGCTATCAGACTCATCATAGGCTTCCGAACTAATGGTTGTGGTGGCCGCAATCAGACGTCGCAAGGTCGATTTTTGTTTGACAATATTGGCATAATACTCCACGTGTTCTGCCGTTGGTGTCGCTTCGATTAATTCTGCCAGATAGCTGGCGCCTCCCGCATTTTCTAGGGCATCATAGGCTTCCAGTTGGTTGACCGCCATGACGAAGTCCAAGGCCCCGTTGCGGTCAAATACCACATCAATGGCATTAAAAATCAATTGGTGGGATCGTTTATAGAAGTCATCTTCACTGATAATGGCTTGGACGGTCCCGATTTTACGTGGATCTAGGAATAAAGCACCTAGCACCGCACGTTCAGCTTCAATATTATGAGGCATTATTCGTTGCTCATTAAGATTTAATTCTGTCACTAGGTTCCCTTCTTTCTACTCATATGTAGTTTACTAAATGTCTTAGCCCTTTTCAAGTAGGGCGATATACCCTTGCCAAATCCCTTTAAATTCTATATAATACAGATGAATTGATAGTAGCAGTCAAAGTGCTTACTACCCCCAACTGGCCATATCCAAGGGGGTAGTCTAGGCACTTTTTTTGTGACAAGAGAAAGGAGCCCGCCATGTACACCCAAGATACCATTGTCGCCATCTCAACTGCCCTAGGCGAGGGCGCTATCGGCCTAGTCCGCCTGTCTGGACCAGAAGCCATCGCCATCGCCAACCGGCTCTTTCCAGAAAAGGACCTCAGCCAAGTGGCTAGTCACACCATTCACTATGGCCATATCCAAGATCCCCAGTCAGGCCAAGTCTTGGATGAAGTCATGACCAGCGTCATGAAAGCCCCACGTTCTTATACGACAGAAGATGTCGTCGAAATCAACGGCCACGGCGGGATTGTTGCCATCCAATCCATCCTCAATGCTTGCTTAGCCCAAGGAGCTCGCCTGGCTGAAGCCGGGGAATTTACCCAACGCGCCTTCCTTAATGGCCGGATTGACCTATCTCAGGCTGAAGCCATCATGGATTTAATCAGCGCCAAGACTAGTCGTGCCAAAGATGCAGCTATGAGCCAGCTTCAAGGTAGCCTCAAACACAAAATTCGTCAGCTACGCGACACCATGCTTAACACCTTGGCCCAGGTCGAAGTCACCATCGATTATCCAGAATACGATGATGTTGAGGAACTTTCTCTCCAGCAACTGGCCTCTACGGCAGAGCTAGTTCAAAGCGAAGTCCGCGCGATTTTACGTCAGGCCACCCAAGGCAAGCTTTTCCGTGAAGGGATTAAAACGGCCATTATTGGACGCCCTAATGTTGGTAAATCCAGTCTTCTTAATTACTTAATTGGCGAAGACAAAGCCATTGTCACCGATATTGCAGGCACCACTCGTGACACCATTGAAGAGTATATTTCTATTAAAGGTGTCCCCCTCCATATTATCGATACTGCCGGCATTCGCCATACGGATGAAGTAGTCGAGCAAATCGGGGTAGAAAAGAGTCGCGCCATGATCGAATCGGCAGACCTGATTCTCCTTATTTTGAATCAGGCCCAAGCCCTGGATCCAATGGATTTAGAACTTTTAGAGCTGACACAAAATAAGGCCCGCATCATCCTCTTAAATAAGCAAGATTTACCTAACCAATGGACCATTGAAGACTTAGCAAGTTATCTGCAAGATGATTCGGACATTATTAAAACCTCTGTCCTGACTGAGGACGGCTTAACCGCCCTTGAAGATGCTATTTCAGCACGCTTCTTATCCGGTAATCTCCAGTCTACCGACCTCAACTATCTCTTGAACAGTCGCCACACCCATCTGCTCAACCAAGCCCTAGCCAGTTTAGATGAAGTCATCCAGTCTTGTGCCATGAGCCTACCAGTGGATCTCATTCAGATAGACTATACCCGTGCCTGGGATGCCCTGGGCGAAATCACTGGTGACAGTGTTCAAGATGAGCTCTTAACCAAGCTCTTTAGCCAATTCTGCTTAGGTAAATAAGGAGGATACATCATGCCAAAACTCGCCACTATCTGTTATATCGACAATGGCCACTCTCTGCTATTGCTCCACCGCAACAAGAAGCCCAATGATGTCCATGAAGGCAAATGGATTGGTGTCGGCGGTAAATTAGAAGCTAGCGAAAGCCCAGAGGAATGCGTTATTCGCGAAGCCAAAGAAGAAACGGGCTTGACCCTGCATCAGCCACAATTAGTGGGCATTATCGTCTTCCCTGAATTTACGCCTGGCCATGACTGGTACACTTATGTCTTTCGGGCCCGTCATTTTGAGGGCCAAGTCATTGACTGCAATGAAGGTACCCTAGAGTGGGTACCCTACGACCAAGTCCTTAGTCGACCTAGTTGGGAAGGGGATCACATCTTCTTAAGCTGGATTTTAGAGCAGAAACCCTTCTTTTCAGCCAAATTCAGCTATTCCCAAGATAATCGCCTACTTAATCACGATGTTATTTTTTATAATCATCCATAAACTACAAAGGAGTCAAAACCATGCAAGAATTCTCTGCTGGCCACTACGAGGTCATTGTTGTCGGTGCTGGACACGCAGGTTCAGAAGCCGCATTGGCGGCAGCTCGTATGGGCTGTCGCACCCTGCTCTTAACCATTAGCTTAGAAATGGTAGCCTTTATGCCCTGTAACCCTTCTGTAGGAGGGCCTGCCAAGGGTGTTGTCGTTCGCGAAATCGATGCCCTCGGTGGCGAAATGGGCCGCAATATTGATAAGACCTACATCCAAATGCGCATGCTCAACACTGGGAAGGGACCAGCCGTCCAAGCCTTACGTGCCCAAGCGGATAAACATGCCTATGCGACCGCTATGAAACAAACCATTGAAGCCTGCCCTAACCTAGACCTCAAACAAGGCCTAGTTGACCGCCTAGTAGTAGAAGAAGGGCAAGTTCGTGGCGTTGTCACTTCGACTGGCGCCCGCTATAGTGCGGATGCCGTTGTCCTAACTGCTGGTACCTCTTCACGCGGTCAAATCATTATTGGTGAGCTCAAGTATTCATCTGGTCCCAACAATACCCTCCCATCCCAGAAACTCTCTGAACACCTTTTGGAACTGGGCTTTGAGTTAGCCCGTTTCAAAACTGGGACACCTATGCGTATCCACAAATCTAGCATTAACTATGAGGCCATGGAGATTCAACCTGGTGATAGCCAACCCAACCATTTTTCCTTCCTAACGCCAGATGCTGACTACCGACCTGACTTCGTCCCTTGTTGGCTGACCCATACCAGCCAAGATACCCATGAAGTTATCAAGGCTAACCTGCACCGCGCGCCTATGTTTACCGGCATCGTGGAAGGGGTAGGGGCACGTTATTGTCCTTCTATCGAAGACAAGATTGTGCGCTTCAGCGATAAGCCACGCCATCAAATTTTCGTTGAACCAGAAGGTCTAACGACTGATGAGATGTATATTCAAGGCCTATCCACCTCTATGCCTGAAGATGTACAACTTCAGATGCTACATTCTGTAGCGGGTCTGGAAAATGCCAAACTCATGCGACCAGGATACGCTATTGAGTACGACGTGGTCATCCCGCATCAATTGCGTGCTAGCTTAGAAACCAAATTAGTACGTGGCCTCTATACAGCGGGCCAAATGAACGGGACTAGCGGCTACGAAGAAGCGGCCGGCCAAGGCCTTATTGCTGGCATTAACGCAGCCCGCCAAGTTCAAGGACAAGATCCACTTATCATCAAACGGAGTGACGGCTATATTGGCGTTATGATTGATGACTTAGTTACCAAAGGGACCACAGAACCTTATCGTCTCTTAACTTCTCGGGCAGAGTATCGTCTCTTGCTACGCCACGATAATGCTGATTTGCGACTGACTGAAATTGGCCACCAAATTGGCTTGGTCGATGGCCAACGCTATGAAGCCTATCTAGCTAAGAAAGCCCTGGTTGACGCTGAAATCAAACGCTTGAAGAAAATCACCCTGACACCTAAGACGCCCGGCCTTCAGGAACTCTTTGAGCGTGTAGGCTCTTCGTCCCTCTTAGACGGAATCAGCGCCTTCAATCTGCTCAAGCGACCAGAGATTCGCTACTTAGATTTAGTGACGCTTATTCCTCGGCCAGAGGGCCTATTGGAACGCCAAGAAGCTGAACAAGTTGAAATTCAAATCAAGTATGAAGGCTATATCCAAAAGGCCATCGAAAAAGTCGAAAAAGTCAAGGCCATGGAAGAAAAACGCATTCCTGAAGATATTGACTACGACGCTATCTTGAATTTGGCTAACGAGGCGCGTGACCGCCTGAAATTAATTCAGCCGACTACCTTAGCACAAGCTAGCCGGGTCAGCGGCGTTAATCCTGCTGACATTGCCATCTTGTCAGTCTACATCCAACAAGGCAAGATTGCTCGCCTACAAGATCGTCCATCTCAAGACTAAAAGAAAAGCCCCTGAAAGGGGCTTTTTTTCTTCTATATAATATAGTAAAAAAGACAGGGCATAAATCCTGTCTCTTTTTTCATTATTTAATTGAGTGTCTACGACGTGCGAATTCTTGGAAGTGGAACTTCTCTAGTCGCGTGTGGGAAATACTGTATTGGAAGAAGGTAGTATCTTCTAAGTAAACAAAGCTGTCTGTCTTAATGACATAGTCCATAGGTGTTAACTTCATGAGTTCCAAGCCTAGCTCAGACACAATCTCAGCCCGCATATCCTTGGTAGCATAGCTAATATCTAAGTCTAACTGACCTTCTAGGTACTCATAGACGGAGTTTTTAGCCACACGGCTTGGGATAGATGGCACCACGCTGCAACGGAACCAGTCTTCATCAATAATCATGACTTCGCCAGCGATAATCCGCGTACGCAATAAGTAAATAAAGCGTTCATTCTCAGTCACGCCTTCTTTACCAATAAGAAAGTCTGGCGCCTTCACGATTTCATTACGGATTACCCGTGTTTCAGCTTTCATATTTTGATCAGCTTGTAACTCT
This genomic window contains:
- the mnmG gene encoding tRNA uridine-5-carboxymethylaminomethyl(34) synthesis enzyme MnmG, with translation MQEFSAGHYEVIVVGAGHAGSEAALAAARMGCRTLLLTISLEMVAFMPCNPSVGGPAKGVVVREIDALGGEMGRNIDKTYIQMRMLNTGKGPAVQALRAQADKHAYATAMKQTIEACPNLDLKQGLVDRLVVEEGQVRGVVTSTGARYSADAVVLTAGTSSRGQIIIGELKYSSGPNNTLPSQKLSEHLLELGFELARFKTGTPMRIHKSSINYEAMEIQPGDSQPNHFSFLTPDADYRPDFVPCWLTHTSQDTHEVIKANLHRAPMFTGIVEGVGARYCPSIEDKIVRFSDKPRHQIFVEPEGLTTDEMYIQGLSTSMPEDVQLQMLHSVAGLENAKLMRPGYAIEYDVVIPHQLRASLETKLVRGLYTAGQMNGTSGYEEAAGQGLIAGINAARQVQGQDPLIIKRSDGYIGVMIDDLVTKGTTEPYRLLTSRAEYRLLLRHDNADLRLTEIGHQIGLVDGQRYEAYLAKKALVDAEIKRLKKITLTPKTPGLQELFERVGSSSLLDGISAFNLLKRPEIRYLDLVTLIPRPEGLLERQEAEQVEIQIKYEGYIQKAIEKVEKVKAMEEKRIPEDIDYDAILNLANEARDRLKLIQPTTLAQASRVSGVNPADIAILSVYIQQGKIARLQDRPSQD
- the dnaB gene encoding replicative DNA helicase; its protein translation is MPHNIEAERAVLGALFLDPRKIGTVQAIISEDDFYKRSHQLIFNAIDVVFDRNGALDFVMAVNQLEAYDALENAGGASYLAELIEATPTAEHVEYYANIVKQKSTLRRLIAATTTISSEAYDESDSVENIVDRSEKLILSIGEGSQVNKPKEMRHLVVEAYDRVVKLSEEKRDITGLATGYHDLDKMTSGFQGDQLIIIAARPSVGKTAFALNIAQNVATKSKVPVAIFSLEMGAIDLVYRMVCAEGNIFASNMKTGQLTEDEWSSFTIATDTLKNAKIFIDDSAGIKVSEIRAKCRRLKQENPDLGLIVIDYLQLIEGNGRENRQQEVSEISRQLKKLAKELHVPVIALSQLSRGLEQRQNKRPILSDIRESGSIEQDADIVAFLYRHDYHRHDEPGDEPDHDDSLPDNTIEVILAKNRSGARDTVNLLFKKEYNKFSNLSYRPEDQVNYQ
- the treR gene encoding trehalose operon repressor; translation: MNKFERVYLDIKQKIENGTYPIGELIPTEHELAETYDVSRETIRKAQKLLLENGFIHKKQGRGSTVLDFNRFVFPFSGLVSFKELQADQNMKAETRVIRNEIVKAPDFLIGKEGVTENERFIYLLRTRIIAGEVMIIDEDWFRCSVVPSIPSRVAKNSVYEYLEGQLDLDISYATKDMRAEIVSELGLELMKLTPMDYVIKTDSFVYLEDTTFFQYSISHTRLEKFHFQEFARRRHSIK
- the mnmE gene encoding tRNA uridine-5-carboxymethylaminomethyl(34) synthesis GTPase MnmE → MYTQDTIVAISTALGEGAIGLVRLSGPEAIAIANRLFPEKDLSQVASHTIHYGHIQDPQSGQVLDEVMTSVMKAPRSYTTEDVVEINGHGGIVAIQSILNACLAQGARLAEAGEFTQRAFLNGRIDLSQAEAIMDLISAKTSRAKDAAMSQLQGSLKHKIRQLRDTMLNTLAQVEVTIDYPEYDDVEELSLQQLASTAELVQSEVRAILRQATQGKLFREGIKTAIIGRPNVGKSSLLNYLIGEDKAIVTDIAGTTRDTIEEYISIKGVPLHIIDTAGIRHTDEVVEQIGVEKSRAMIESADLILLILNQAQALDPMDLELLELTQNKARIILLNKQDLPNQWTIEDLASYLQDDSDIIKTSVLTEDGLTALEDAISARFLSGNLQSTDLNYLLNSRHTHLLNQALASLDEVIQSCAMSLPVDLIQIDYTRAWDALGEITGDSVQDELLTKLFSQFCLGK
- a CDS encoding 8-oxo-dGTP diphosphatase is translated as MPKLATICYIDNGHSLLLLHRNKKPNDVHEGKWIGVGGKLEASESPEECVIREAKEETGLTLHQPQLVGIIVFPEFTPGHDWYTYVFRARHFEGQVIDCNEGTLEWVPYDQVLSRPSWEGDHIFLSWILEQKPFFSAKFSYSQDNRLLNHDVIFYNHP
- a CDS encoding alpha-amylase codes for the protein MQNQTLMQAFEWYLPSDHQHWNRLAQLTPELAAKGIRKIWLPPAFKGTNKDDVGYGVYDLFDLGEFDQKGTIPTKYGTKDDYLNLIETLKANGIDPIADIVLNHKAGADHKERFTVIEMNPNNRQEAISEPFEIEGWTCFTFDGRQKAYNDFTWHWYHFTGTDYDAGRNRSGIYLIQGDNKGWADDTLVDDENGNYDYLMYDDIDFKHPEVVQHLYDWAHWFIETTGVRGFRLDAVKHIDSFFMKNFIRDLTEHYGDDFYVFGEFWNGDEEANSQYLEKTDFHYDLVDVKLHQNFFDAGQAGADYDLSKIFDQTLMQNYPESAVTFVDNHDTQRGQALESTVAEWFKPLAYAMILLRQSGLPCVFYGDYMGIQGDFAQESFQEVIDKLLNLRLYHAYGQETDYLDDPNCIAWTRAGNEENDGRPLAVILSNKDDASKRLFLGSEWAGRTFRDGLEHHEASITIEEDGWADFPVHGGSVSAWILAD